In Arthrobacter sp. CDRTa11, one DNA window encodes the following:
- a CDS encoding excalibur calcium-binding domain-containing protein, translating to MSGDPLYRPTLIPAKVLGSACSSRDAGAAPVGIGQPEYGAHLDRDGGSVGCE from the coding sequence ATGTCCGGCGATCCGCTATACCGTCCAACTCTAATACCGGCCAAGGTTTTAGGAAGCGCATGTTCTAGCCGTGATGCCGGAGCAGCACCGGTTGGTATAGGTCAGCCTGAATATGGGGCGCATCTCGACCGCGATGGCGGTAGTGTCGGCTGCGAATAG
- the lipA gene encoding lipoyl synthase, whose amino-acid sequence MTLAPEGRKMLRIEQRNAATPVERKPDWIKAKVQMGPEFVQLKNLVKKEGLHTVCEEAGCPNIFECWEDKEATFLIGGSECTRRCDFCQIDTGKPSPVDMFEPTKVARSVQAMQLRYATVTGVARDDLADEGVWLYAETVRKIHELNPGTGVELLIPDFSGKPEHIEAICDSKPEVFAHNVETVPRIFKRIRPAFRYDRSLDVITQGRKLGMVTKSNLILGMGETREEISEALRDLHEAGCDLITITQYLRPSERHLPVDRWVKPQEFVDLQDEAMEMGFLGVMSGPLVRSSYRAGRLWATAMRKKGWEIPAELAHIESSGSTRQEASSLLAAHS is encoded by the coding sequence ATGACACTGGCACCAGAAGGCCGGAAGATGCTGCGCATCGAACAGCGGAACGCGGCCACGCCGGTGGAACGGAAGCCGGACTGGATCAAGGCCAAGGTCCAGATGGGTCCCGAGTTCGTCCAGCTGAAGAACCTGGTCAAGAAGGAAGGCCTCCACACTGTTTGTGAGGAGGCGGGCTGCCCCAACATTTTTGAGTGCTGGGAAGATAAGGAAGCCACGTTCCTGATCGGCGGGTCCGAGTGCACCCGGCGGTGTGACTTCTGCCAGATTGACACCGGTAAGCCTTCGCCGGTGGACATGTTCGAACCCACGAAGGTGGCCAGGTCCGTGCAGGCCATGCAGCTGCGCTACGCCACCGTCACCGGCGTGGCCCGTGATGACCTGGCCGACGAGGGCGTCTGGCTGTACGCCGAGACGGTCCGCAAGATCCACGAACTGAACCCGGGTACCGGCGTCGAGCTGTTGATCCCGGACTTCTCCGGCAAGCCAGAGCACATCGAAGCGATCTGCGATTCCAAGCCTGAGGTGTTCGCGCACAACGTCGAGACCGTGCCGCGGATCTTCAAGCGGATCCGGCCCGCGTTCCGCTATGACCGCTCCCTGGATGTCATCACGCAGGGGAGGAAGCTGGGCATGGTCACCAAGTCCAACCTGATCCTTGGCATGGGGGAAACTCGTGAGGAAATCTCCGAAGCCCTGAGGGACCTGCACGAGGCCGGCTGCGACCTGATCACCATCACCCAGTACCTGCGCCCGAGTGAACGGCACCTGCCGGTGGACCGCTGGGTCAAGCCGCAGGAATTCGTGGACCTCCAGGACGAGGCGATGGAGATGGGCTTCCTGGGTGTGATGTCCGGGCCGCTGGTCCGTTCCTCCTACCGCGCCGGCCGGCTCTGGGCCACCGCGATGCGCAAGAAAGGCTGGGAAATCCCGGCCGAACTGGCGCACATCGAATCCTCCGGCAGCACCCGCCAGGAAGCCAGCTCACTGCTCGCGGCGCACTCCTAA
- a CDS encoding L-serine ammonia-lyase, whose product MAVGVFDLFSIGIGPSSSHTVGPMRAAAVFSGELHDKHVLDRVAGLRVDLYGSLAATGHGHGTMTAILLGLEGFHPELILPDEVEERLVAVEETGVLLLAGAVPLPYGVKDMVLRPLTILPRHTNGMTFTVSDAVGNVLHTATFFSVGGGFIVREGEEDAAQQELEESKKELPLPFRTAAELLEHCRETGLGISDVMRVNEEDSRTPGEIREGLLHIWAVMEDCVATSLKREGLLPGGLKVRRRAPDWYDRLKKESSRPDAEGQDQDFYDQRYWQEWVNLIALAVNEENASGGRVVTAPTNGAAGIIPAVLFYALHFAPGMENATQEDRDDVVVKFLLTAGAIGVLYKEQASISGAEVGCQGEVGSASSMAAAGLAEVMGGTPQQVENAAEIAMEHNLGLTCDPIGGLVQIPCIERNAIASAKAINAAKMALWGDGTHRVSLDEVIVTMRETGKDMSSKYKETAMGGLAVNVVEC is encoded by the coding sequence ATGGCCGTTGGTGTCTTTGACCTTTTCTCCATCGGAATCGGACCGTCCAGTTCCCATACGGTGGGCCCTATGCGGGCCGCTGCGGTGTTTTCCGGGGAGCTCCACGACAAGCACGTCCTAGACAGGGTTGCGGGGTTGCGGGTGGACCTTTATGGGTCGTTGGCTGCTACCGGGCACGGCCATGGCACTATGACCGCGATCCTGCTGGGGTTGGAGGGGTTTCATCCGGAGCTGATCCTGCCCGATGAGGTGGAGGAGCGGCTTGTCGCGGTTGAGGAGACGGGTGTCCTGCTGTTGGCCGGGGCCGTGCCGCTGCCGTATGGGGTGAAAGACATGGTGCTGCGGCCGCTCACCATCCTGCCTCGCCACACTAACGGCATGACCTTCACCGTCTCGGACGCAGTGGGCAATGTCCTGCACACCGCCACGTTCTTCTCCGTGGGCGGCGGTTTCATCGTCCGCGAAGGCGAGGAGGACGCGGCACAGCAGGAACTCGAGGAATCCAAGAAGGAACTGCCCCTGCCGTTCCGGACTGCCGCTGAACTGCTGGAGCACTGCCGGGAAACCGGGCTGGGCATCAGCGACGTGATGCGGGTCAACGAGGAGGACAGTCGTACTCCCGGGGAGATCCGCGAAGGCCTGCTGCATATCTGGGCGGTCATGGAGGACTGCGTGGCCACCAGCCTCAAGCGCGAAGGCCTGCTGCCCGGCGGACTGAAGGTCCGCCGTCGAGCACCGGACTGGTATGACCGGCTTAAAAAGGAAAGCTCACGGCCGGACGCTGAAGGCCAGGACCAGGACTTCTATGACCAGAGGTATTGGCAGGAGTGGGTTAACTTGATCGCTCTCGCGGTCAATGAGGAGAACGCCTCGGGCGGACGGGTGGTCACCGCCCCCACCAACGGAGCGGCCGGGATCATCCCGGCGGTGCTGTTCTACGCGCTGCACTTCGCGCCGGGGATGGAGAACGCAACGCAGGAGGACCGCGACGACGTCGTGGTTAAGTTCCTGCTCACCGCCGGTGCCATCGGGGTGCTTTATAAGGAGCAGGCATCAATCTCGGGAGCTGAGGTGGGCTGCCAGGGCGAGGTGGGCTCGGCGTCCTCGATGGCGGCCGCGGGCCTGGCCGAGGTCATGGGCGGCACGCCGCAGCAGGTGGAGAACGCGGCGGAGATCGCGATGGAGCACAACCTGGGGTTGACGTGTGATCCGATCGGCGGGTTGGTGCAGATTCCGTGTATTGAACGGAACGCCATCGCGTCGGCGAAGGCGATCAACGCTGCGAAGATGGCGTTGTGGGGTGACGGCACCCACCGGGTGTCGCTGGATGAGGTGATCGTGACAATGCGCGAAACGGGCAAGGACATGTCCTCCAAATACAAGGAAACCGCGATGGGCGGCCTGGCCGTCAACGTGGTCGAATGCTAA
- the glyA gene encoding serine hydroxymethyltransferase, producing MNPAAVTAFEQVVSPSLDADLSVLDPEIAVKIDDELGRQRDGLEMIASENHTAVAVMQAQGSVVTNKYAEGYPGKRYYGGCEHVDVIEQLAIDRVKALFGAEFANVQPHSGAQANASVMHALIKPGDTIMGLNLAHGGHLTHGMKINFSGRLYNVIPYQVREEDHRIDMAEVERLAQEHKPQLIVAGWSAYARQLDFAEFRRIADSVGAYLMVDMAHFAGLVAAGLHPSPVPHAHVTTSTTHKTLAGPRGGIILTNDAAIAKKINSAVFPGQQGGPLEHVIAGKAVAFKIAASAEFKERQERVLAGARILAERLVQPDVTAKGINVISGGTDVHLVLVDLRNCELDGQQAEDRLAEIDITVNRNAVPFDPRPPMVTSGLRIGTPALATRGFGEAAFREVADIIAEALLADADADLLGLRHRVEVLAAAHPLYPGVANLS from the coding sequence GTGAACCCGGCAGCCGTGACGGCATTCGAGCAGGTTGTTTCGCCGAGCCTGGACGCGGACCTGTCGGTCCTGGATCCGGAGATCGCGGTGAAGATCGACGACGAACTGGGCCGCCAGCGCGATGGCCTGGAGATGATCGCGTCGGAGAACCACACCGCCGTAGCCGTGATGCAGGCGCAGGGCTCGGTGGTGACAAATAAGTATGCCGAGGGTTACCCGGGCAAGCGGTACTACGGTGGCTGCGAGCACGTTGACGTGATCGAGCAGCTCGCCATCGACCGCGTAAAGGCCCTGTTCGGCGCAGAGTTTGCGAACGTGCAGCCGCACTCCGGTGCACAGGCGAACGCCTCGGTGATGCACGCGCTGATCAAGCCGGGCGACACCATCATGGGCCTGAACCTGGCCCACGGCGGCCACCTGACGCACGGGATGAAGATCAATTTCTCCGGCCGCCTGTACAACGTGATCCCGTATCAGGTCCGCGAAGAGGACCACCGGATCGACATGGCCGAGGTGGAGCGCCTGGCCCAGGAACACAAGCCGCAGCTCATCGTGGCAGGCTGGTCCGCGTACGCCCGGCAGCTGGACTTCGCCGAGTTCCGCCGGATCGCCGATTCCGTGGGTGCGTACCTGATGGTGGACATGGCGCACTTCGCCGGGCTGGTCGCAGCCGGGCTGCACCCCTCACCGGTGCCGCACGCCCACGTCACCACCTCCACCACGCACAAGACCCTCGCCGGTCCGCGTGGCGGCATCATCCTGACCAACGACGCCGCCATCGCCAAGAAGATCAACTCGGCGGTGTTCCCGGGCCAGCAGGGCGGTCCGCTGGAGCACGTCATCGCCGGCAAGGCCGTAGCGTTTAAGATCGCCGCGTCCGCTGAGTTCAAGGAACGCCAGGAACGCGTCCTGGCCGGCGCCCGCATTCTGGCCGAGCGACTGGTCCAGCCGGACGTCACCGCCAAGGGGATCAACGTCATCTCCGGCGGCACCGACGTGCACCTGGTCCTGGTGGACCTGCGGAACTGCGAACTGGACGGCCAGCAGGCCGAGGACCGGCTCGCGGAAATCGACATCACGGTGAACCGCAACGCCGTGCCGTTCGACCCCCGCCCGCCCATGGTTACATCCGGGCTGCGGATCGGCACCCCTGCGCTGGCGACCCGAGGGTTCGGTGAAGCAGCCTTCCGTGAGGTCGCGGACATCATCGCCGAGGCTTTATTGGCCGACGCCGATGCGGACCTTTTAGGGCTGCGTCACCGCGTAGAGGTTCTCGCCGCGGCCCATCCGCTATACCCGGGCGTCGCGAATCTGTCCTAA
- the gcvH gene encoding glycine cleavage system protein GcvH — protein MSKVVAELKYSAEHEWVASDGAGPAGIGISAVAADALGDIVYVDLPDVGASVTAGETCGEVESTKSVSDLYSPVTGEVTEINDAVVSDPALINNDPYGAGWLFRVAVTEEGPLMSAEEYAATNGGEL, from the coding sequence ATGAGCAAAGTAGTTGCTGAACTGAAGTATTCGGCCGAGCACGAGTGGGTTGCTTCGGATGGGGCGGGGCCTGCGGGGATTGGGATCTCTGCCGTTGCGGCCGACGCCTTGGGTGACATTGTGTACGTGGATCTGCCCGACGTCGGCGCTTCCGTGACCGCGGGAGAGACCTGCGGCGAGGTGGAGTCCACCAAGTCCGTGTCCGATCTGTACTCGCCGGTCACCGGTGAGGTGACGGAGATCAACGACGCCGTTGTCAGTGATCCTGCCCTGATCAACAACGATCCCTATGGTGCCGGCTGGCTGTTCAGGGTGGCCGTGACCGAAGAAGGTCCGCTGATGTCAGCTGAGGAATACGCTGCAACGAACGGTGGCGAACTGTGA
- the gcvT gene encoding glycine cleavage system aminomethyltransferase GcvT, producing the protein MTENYTALYEQHKKAGASFTDFGGWQMPLKYESELAEHHAVRNAAGLFDLSHMGEVWVSGPDAAAFLDYALVGKLSAVAVGKAKYSLICNTDGGIIDDLISYRRPSPEDGVDEYLVVPNAGNAKVVAAALLDRAAGFDVVVRDASAETSLIAVQGPNAEAILLTLVPAGQHQLVRDLKYYAAVEADINGQELLLARTGYTGEDGFEIYIPNVDAAGLWEALLDAGESHGLIPAGLAARDSLRLEAGMPLYGNELSRYVNAYAAGLGPVVSLAKESDFVGRKALTAIKSAGVGSTIGPKLVGLKGTGRRAARAHYSVLKDGTLIGEVTSGQPSPTLGYPVALAYVDVAHSEPGTIVDVDLRGKLEPFEVVSLPFYKRIN; encoded by the coding sequence ATGACTGAGAACTACACAGCCCTTTACGAGCAGCACAAAAAAGCCGGCGCGTCCTTCACGGACTTCGGCGGCTGGCAGATGCCCCTCAAGTACGAGTCCGAGCTCGCCGAGCACCACGCTGTCCGCAACGCAGCAGGCCTGTTCGACCTCTCCCACATGGGCGAAGTTTGGGTCAGCGGGCCGGATGCAGCAGCGTTCCTGGACTACGCGCTGGTGGGAAAGCTTTCAGCGGTTGCCGTGGGCAAGGCGAAGTACTCGCTGATCTGCAACACTGACGGCGGCATCATCGATGACCTCATTTCCTACCGTCGCCCGTCTCCCGAAGACGGCGTGGACGAGTACCTTGTGGTCCCCAACGCCGGCAACGCGAAGGTGGTTGCGGCGGCGCTTTTGGACCGTGCGGCCGGCTTTGACGTCGTCGTTCGGGACGCCTCCGCTGAGACGTCGCTGATCGCCGTGCAGGGACCGAACGCGGAAGCGATCCTGCTGACGCTGGTCCCGGCCGGGCAGCACCAGCTGGTCAGGGACCTGAAGTACTACGCCGCGGTTGAAGCGGATATCAACGGGCAGGAGCTGTTGCTCGCCCGCACCGGCTACACCGGCGAAGACGGCTTCGAGATCTACATCCCGAATGTGGACGCAGCCGGCCTTTGGGAAGCGCTGCTCGACGCCGGGGAAAGCCACGGGCTCATCCCGGCAGGCCTCGCAGCCCGCGACTCACTGCGCCTCGAAGCCGGCATGCCGCTCTATGGCAACGAACTCTCCCGCTACGTGAACGCCTATGCGGCAGGCCTTGGCCCGGTTGTTTCGCTGGCCAAGGAAAGCGATTTCGTTGGCAGGAAAGCGCTGACGGCCATCAAGTCTGCGGGCGTCGGGTCGACCATCGGCCCGAAGCTCGTCGGCCTTAAAGGGACCGGCCGCCGGGCTGCCCGCGCCCACTATTCGGTCCTCAAAGACGGCACACTCATCGGCGAAGTCACCTCTGGCCAGCCGAGCCCGACGCTCGGATACCCCGTGGCGTTGGCCTATGTTGACGTCGCGCACTCCGAGCCGGGCACGATCGTCGACGTGGACCTCCGCGGCAAATTGGAACCCTTCGAAGTTGTTTCGCTGCCGTTCTACAAGCGGATCAATTAA
- the gcvP gene encoding aminomethyl-transferring glycine dehydrogenase, with the protein MTVQSTPTAFADRHIGARRQADVDTMLKAIGYDSVDGLVDVAVPDSIRQSSPLTLPSGTDALSEVEVLAELRRLAAKNKTAIQMIGQGYYDTVTPPVIRRNILEAPAWYTAYTPYQPEISQGRLEALLNFQTMVQDLTALPVANASLLDEATAVAEAVLLMRRAKKSRSAAAGKTVLDADCLPQTIAIVKGRAEALGFEVEIADLSQGLPDGDINGVVLQQPGVSGRVFDHSAVIAAAKERGALVTVAADLLALTLITPPGEQGADIAVGTAQRFGVPLFFGGPHAAYMAVREGMERTLPGRIVGVSRDNAGVPAYRLALQTREQHIRREKATSNICTAQALLAIVASMYAVYHGPEGLTAIAETVHGHARTLATALKTAGRELVSESFFDTLTVRVPGKADKVIAAAEARGINLRLIDADTVGVSVDETTTPDVLSAVAVAFGAGPVKSAAGFELPSGVVRTSDFLQHPVFNTHRSETQLLRYIRKLSDRDLALDRTMIPLGSCTMKLNATAEMEAISWPEFASIHPFAPDSQTAGWRELIEGLEADLTEITGYDQVSIQPNAGSQGELAGLLAIRGYHLSRGDEQRTVCLIPASAHGTNAASAVLAGMKVVVVATAADGTIDHADLTAKIEANKDVLSCIMITYPSTHGVYDADVREVCDAIHEAGGQVYVDGANLNALVGLAQPGKFGGDVSHLNLHKTFCIPHGGGGPGVGPVAAKAHLAPFMPGDANKASSGGGVAISASRFGSAGVLPISWAYVKLMGGQGLTDATKSALLAANYVASRLDEHFPVLYTGAGGLVAHECILDLRELTARTGVTAEDVAKRLIDFGFHAPTLSFPVAGTLMVEPTESEDLAEIDRFIEAMIIIRAEIEQVASGNFTVEKSPLRNAPHTAAAVVSSVWGREYPREQAAFPVPHLKQDKYFPPVGRVDGAAGDRNLVCSCPPLEAFEDTTADLEN; encoded by the coding sequence TTGACTGTTCAATCAACCCCCACCGCTTTCGCGGACCGGCACATCGGCGCCCGGCGCCAGGCCGACGTTGACACCATGCTCAAGGCAATCGGCTACGACTCCGTAGACGGCCTGGTAGACGTGGCCGTCCCCGATTCCATCCGTCAGTCCTCACCCTTGACTCTTCCAAGCGGCACGGACGCGCTCAGCGAAGTTGAGGTCCTGGCCGAACTGCGCCGGCTCGCCGCCAAGAACAAGACCGCCATCCAAATGATCGGCCAGGGCTACTACGACACCGTCACGCCGCCGGTCATCCGCCGCAACATCCTGGAAGCTCCGGCCTGGTACACCGCGTACACGCCGTACCAGCCCGAAATTTCGCAGGGCCGCCTAGAAGCGCTCCTGAACTTCCAGACCATGGTGCAGGACCTCACCGCACTTCCGGTGGCCAACGCTTCCCTGCTGGATGAGGCAACGGCCGTGGCCGAGGCCGTGCTGTTGATGCGCCGGGCCAAGAAGTCCAGGTCCGCCGCCGCCGGCAAGACAGTCCTGGACGCTGACTGCCTCCCGCAGACCATCGCCATCGTGAAGGGCCGCGCTGAGGCACTTGGCTTTGAGGTGGAGATCGCGGACCTGAGCCAGGGCTTGCCCGACGGCGACATCAACGGAGTGGTCCTCCAGCAGCCCGGTGTTTCGGGCCGCGTGTTCGATCATTCAGCGGTGATCGCTGCCGCCAAGGAACGCGGCGCACTGGTCACAGTTGCCGCCGATCTGTTGGCGCTGACGCTCATCACGCCCCCGGGCGAGCAAGGTGCCGACATCGCCGTCGGAACGGCACAGCGCTTTGGCGTCCCGCTGTTCTTCGGCGGCCCGCATGCCGCGTACATGGCCGTCCGCGAAGGCATGGAGCGCACGCTGCCGGGCCGCATCGTTGGCGTGTCCAGGGACAACGCCGGGGTGCCTGCCTACCGGCTGGCCCTCCAGACCCGTGAGCAGCACATCCGCCGCGAAAAGGCCACGTCCAACATCTGCACGGCCCAGGCTTTGCTCGCAATCGTTGCCTCGATGTACGCGGTCTACCACGGCCCCGAAGGCCTGACGGCGATCGCCGAAACCGTCCACGGCCACGCCCGGACTCTGGCAACGGCACTCAAGACCGCCGGCCGCGAACTTGTCTCGGAGTCCTTCTTCGACACCCTCACGGTTCGCGTCCCCGGCAAGGCGGACAAGGTCATCGCCGCCGCCGAAGCCCGCGGCATCAACCTGCGGCTCATCGACGCTGACACCGTTGGCGTCTCCGTGGATGAAACCACGACGCCGGATGTCCTGTCCGCAGTGGCAGTCGCCTTTGGCGCCGGTCCCGTGAAGTCCGCTGCCGGCTTTGAGCTGCCGTCCGGCGTTGTGCGTACGTCCGATTTCCTGCAGCACCCGGTGTTCAACACGCACCGTTCCGAGACGCAGCTGTTGCGCTATATCCGCAAGCTGTCCGACCGGGACCTCGCGCTGGACCGCACCATGATTCCGTTGGGCTCCTGCACCATGAAGCTGAACGCCACGGCTGAGATGGAAGCCATCTCCTGGCCGGAGTTCGCCTCCATCCACCCGTTTGCTCCGGACTCCCAGACGGCGGGCTGGCGCGAACTGATTGAAGGCTTGGAAGCGGACCTCACCGAAATCACCGGCTACGACCAGGTGTCCATCCAGCCGAATGCCGGTTCCCAGGGTGAGCTTGCAGGTTTGCTGGCCATCCGCGGCTACCACCTGTCCCGCGGCGACGAGCAGCGCACCGTCTGCCTGATCCCGGCCTCCGCGCATGGCACCAACGCTGCCTCAGCCGTGCTGGCCGGCATGAAGGTTGTTGTGGTGGCCACGGCTGCCGACGGGACCATCGACCACGCAGACCTGACCGCCAAGATCGAGGCGAACAAGGACGTCCTGTCCTGCATCATGATCACCTACCCGTCCACGCACGGCGTGTACGACGCTGACGTCCGCGAGGTCTGCGACGCCATCCACGAGGCCGGCGGACAGGTGTACGTGGACGGCGCCAACCTGAACGCCCTGGTGGGACTGGCCCAGCCGGGCAAGTTCGGCGGCGACGTCTCGCACCTGAACCTGCACAAGACCTTCTGCATCCCGCACGGTGGCGGCGGTCCGGGCGTTGGCCCGGTGGCAGCCAAGGCACACCTGGCACCGTTCATGCCCGGCGACGCGAACAAGGCTTCCTCAGGCGGGGGCGTGGCCATCTCCGCTTCGCGCTTTGGCTCCGCCGGTGTCCTTCCGATTTCCTGGGCGTACGTGAAGCTCATGGGTGGGCAGGGCCTGACCGACGCCACCAAGTCGGCGCTGCTCGCTGCGAACTATGTTGCTTCCCGGCTGGATGAGCACTTCCCCGTTCTGTACACCGGTGCAGGCGGACTCGTGGCCCACGAGTGCATCCTGGACCTCCGCGAACTGACGGCCCGCACCGGCGTCACCGCGGAGGACGTGGCCAAGCGCCTCATCGACTTTGGCTTCCACGCTCCCACGTTGTCGTTCCCGGTTGCGGGAACACTGATGGTGGAGCCCACCGAGTCCGAAGACCTGGCTGAGATCGATCGCTTCATCGAAGCGATGATCATCATCCGCGCCGAAATCGAGCAGGTGGCCAGCGGTAATTTCACTGTGGAGAAGTCGCCGCTGCGCAACGCACCGCACACAGCTGCCGCCGTCGTAAGTTCCGTCTGGGGCCGCGAGTACCCGCGCGAGCAGGCAGCATTCCCTGTCCCGCACCTGAAGCAGGACAAGTACTTCCCGCCCGTGGGCCGGGTGGACGGTGCCGCCGGCGACCGGAACCTTGTCTGCTCCTGCCCTCCCCTCGAAGCGTTCGAGGACACCACAGCAGACCTCGAAAACTAA
- a CDS encoding PucR family transcriptional regulator: protein MAITVAELVAEPQLGLTFLAGTAGQDNRITWAHTSDLPRLWEWVTGGELMMTNGMSIPADAEGQVALAEALMDSGASALAIGEKMHAPPLLPEFLEACDRLPLPLINIPYPLPFIAIARSVAESSLLEESRRLRQTARVYDLLRTAGASENHWQSLVQRLATELDAELFVVDHRCLHPWHPDGQSLPVFLADEWAPLSGQVSLAGKNFQWHRVRGRHVLTMDIPTHANALLVVLPRSEPHPDAVVLLHAATVLGLQLSRIVLSLEGQHRLAGEFLLQAIDGRLGTAEMESRLAVFGVPAQDFMVASISADDGAQLANVHIELWRHGISAASLRRNNRLHVVVPADVADDVLVHCAGSGAALGISAPTTVAGIQRALQESLWALGSARANKLGLARYAQGPSWLGLTGFEEGTALVRRLLGPIFDYEQSQEGDLIVTLRTYLDSQRSWQKTAAALFAHRQTIIYRIRKIGELTGLDMGETSTVAQLWFALQIHEAMRS, encoded by the coding sequence ATGGCAATCACCGTTGCCGAACTTGTGGCTGAACCGCAGTTGGGGCTCACCTTCCTCGCGGGTACGGCCGGCCAGGACAACCGCATCACGTGGGCCCACACCTCGGACCTGCCCCGGCTGTGGGAATGGGTCACCGGTGGCGAACTCATGATGACGAACGGCATGTCCATCCCCGCCGATGCCGAGGGGCAGGTGGCGCTCGCAGAGGCCCTGATGGATTCAGGTGCCAGCGCCTTGGCCATCGGCGAGAAGATGCATGCGCCGCCGCTGCTTCCGGAGTTCCTGGAGGCCTGCGACCGGCTCCCGCTGCCGCTGATCAACATCCCCTACCCGTTGCCGTTCATCGCGATCGCCCGCTCGGTTGCTGAGTCTTCCCTGCTCGAAGAGTCCAGGCGCCTGCGGCAGACTGCCCGGGTTTACGATCTGCTGAGAACGGCGGGGGCCTCCGAGAACCATTGGCAGAGCCTCGTCCAAAGATTGGCGACGGAACTGGACGCTGAGCTCTTTGTGGTGGATCACCGCTGCCTTCACCCGTGGCATCCTGACGGACAATCACTGCCGGTGTTCCTCGCGGACGAGTGGGCGCCGCTCTCCGGGCAGGTGTCCCTGGCTGGCAAGAACTTCCAGTGGCATCGGGTCAGGGGCCGCCACGTGTTGACCATGGACATCCCCACCCACGCCAACGCGCTCCTTGTGGTGCTGCCCAGGAGCGAACCGCACCCGGACGCCGTCGTACTTTTGCATGCGGCAACCGTGCTGGGACTCCAGCTTTCGCGCATCGTCCTGTCGCTGGAAGGGCAGCACCGGCTGGCGGGTGAGTTCCTGCTGCAGGCTATAGACGGCCGGCTGGGGACAGCGGAGATGGAAAGCCGGCTGGCGGTTTTTGGCGTCCCGGCGCAGGACTTTATGGTCGCCTCAATCTCCGCGGACGACGGCGCGCAGCTGGCTAACGTCCACATCGAACTTTGGCGTCACGGAATTTCAGCCGCCTCCTTAAGGCGGAACAACAGGCTTCACGTGGTGGTTCCGGCGGATGTGGCCGACGACGTGCTGGTGCACTGTGCCGGGTCCGGCGCCGCGCTGGGCATCAGTGCCCCGACGACGGTTGCCGGCATTCAGCGGGCATTGCAGGAGTCCCTCTGGGCGCTGGGATCGGCCCGCGCCAACAAGCTGGGCCTGGCCCGCTATGCGCAAGGTCCGTCTTGGCTGGGGCTGACCGGCTTTGAGGAAGGAACTGCCCTGGTCCGGCGCCTTTTGGGCCCGATTTTTGACTACGAGCAGAGCCAGGAAGGCGATCTGATAGTCACGCTGAGGACGTATCTGGACTCGCAGCGTTCGTGGCAAAAGACGGCCGCTGCCCTGTTCGCGCACCGGCAAACCATCATTTACCGGATCCGGAAAATCGGTGAACTGACGGGGTTGGACATGGGTGAAACGTCCACGGTTGCCCAGTTGTGGTTCGCGCTGCAGATTCACGAGGCGATGCGGAGCTAA
- the speB gene encoding agmatinase: MTTHQPIGPVDATKVPRYAGLGTFARLPQIDRVPDYDIAIVGVPFDGGTSFRPGARFGPAAVREASRLLRPGYHPELDVEPVYEAQVVDAGDIACTPYDISRAVREIEEQALPLISEDKRLISIGGDHTIALPMLRALNKVHGPVALLHFDAHLDTWDTYFDQPVTHGTIFRRAFEEGLLVEDRSMHVGIRGPVYDRNDFLRDHEFGFQIIRCSDLDVIGVPAAIAQVKERLGDTPVYVSIDIDVLDPAYAPGTGTPEMGGLHSRELLALLRGLNGINIVGADVVEVAPAYDHADITTLAAATLVFDLLALMVNRSKATPVRELQEATWNAS, encoded by the coding sequence ATGACAACGCACCAGCCCATCGGCCCTGTCGACGCAACCAAAGTCCCCCGGTATGCAGGCCTCGGCACCTTCGCCCGCCTCCCCCAGATTGACCGCGTCCCGGACTACGACATCGCAATTGTCGGCGTACCGTTCGACGGCGGAACCTCCTTCCGGCCCGGCGCCCGTTTCGGTCCTGCCGCAGTCCGCGAAGCCTCCCGCCTTCTGCGCCCCGGCTATCATCCCGAGCTCGACGTTGAGCCCGTGTACGAAGCCCAGGTTGTGGACGCCGGCGACATCGCGTGCACTCCGTATGACATCAGCCGGGCAGTCCGTGAAATCGAAGAGCAGGCCTTGCCGCTGATCAGCGAGGACAAGAGGCTGATCTCCATCGGCGGCGACCACACCATCGCCCTTCCCATGCTGCGGGCCCTGAACAAGGTCCATGGCCCGGTGGCGTTGCTGCATTTCGACGCCCATCTGGACACTTGGGATACCTATTTCGATCAGCCCGTCACGCATGGAACCATCTTCCGGCGGGCGTTTGAGGAAGGCCTGCTGGTGGAGGACAGGTCCATGCATGTGGGCATCCGCGGGCCGGTCTATGACCGCAACGACTTCCTCCGCGACCACGAATTCGGGTTCCAGATCATCCGTTGCTCAGACCTGGACGTCATTGGTGTTCCGGCGGCGATCGCCCAAGTGAAGGAGCGGCTCGGCGACACCCCGGTGTACGTCTCCATCGACATCGACGTCCTGGATCCGGCCTACGCACCTGGCACCGGCACGCCAGAGATGGGCGGGCTGCACTCCCGCGAACTCCTGGCCCTGCTCCGCGGACTGAACGGCATCAACATTGTGGGCGCCGACGTCGTGGAGGTCGCCCCGGCATACGACCATGCGGATATCACCACCTTGGCCGCGGCCACCCTGGTCTTCGACCTTCTTGCGCTGATGGTTAACCGCAGCAAGGCTACCCCTGTCCGTGAACTGCAAGAAGCCACTTGGAACGCATCATGA